The proteins below are encoded in one region of Chiloscyllium plagiosum isolate BGI_BamShark_2017 chromosome 7, ASM401019v2, whole genome shotgun sequence:
- the rpe gene encoding ribulose-phosphate 3-epimerase isoform X1, whose protein sequence is MGRRSGMAAGCRIGPSILNSDLSRLGAECQRMMDCGADYLHLDVMDGHFVPNITFGHPVVECLRKELGQEPFFDMHMMVSKPEQWVKPMAVAGANQYTFHLEATNNPGPLIKDIRENCMKVGLAIKPGTTVEDLAPWANQIDMALVMTVEPGFGGQKFMGDMMSKVHWLRTQFPSLDIEVDGGVGPDTIQKCAEAGANMIVSGSAVMKSDDPRSVINLLRNVCVEAMQKRCLDR, encoded by the exons ATGGGTAGAAGGTCAGGGATGGCGGCTGGTTGCAGGATTGGACCGTCGATTTTAAACAGCGACCTGTCCCGGCTCGGGGCTGAGTGTCAGAGGATGATGGACTGCGGGGCCGACTACCTTCACCtggatgtgatggatgg ACATTTTGTGCCTAATATCACGTTTGGTCATCCTGTCGTAGAATGTCTTCGGAAGGAACTTGGCCAAGAGCCCTTCTTTG ATATGCATATGATGGTCTCAAAGCCAGAGCAGTGGGTGAAGCCAATGGCAGTAGCAGGGGCTAATCAATACACATTCCATCTAGAAGCAACAAATAACCCAGGACCACTCATCAAAGACATACGTGAAAACTGCATGAAG GTGGGGCTAGCAATTAAACCAGGTACAACTGTAGAAGACTTGGCACCATGGGCAAATCAGATTGACATGGCATTAGTGATGACTGTGGAACCTGGGTTCGGAGGTCAGAAATTTATGGGTGATATGATGTCAAAG GTCCACTGGTTGCGAACACAGTTTCCTTCTCTGGATATTGAAGTTGATGGAGGTGTAGGACCAGACACTATTCAGAAATGTGCAGAG gcTGGAGCAAACATGATTGTATCTGGCAGTGCAGTCATGAAGAGTGATGACCCCAGATCTGTAATAAATCTGCTCCGCAATGTCTGTGTTGAAGCCATGCAAAAGCGCTGTCTGGACAGGTGA
- the rpe gene encoding ribulose-phosphate 3-epimerase isoform X2 produces the protein MHMMVSKPEQWVKPMAVAGANQYTFHLEATNNPGPLIKDIRENCMKVGLAIKPGTTVEDLAPWANQIDMALVMTVEPGFGGQKFMGDMMSKVHWLRTQFPSLDIEVDGGVGPDTIQKCAEAGANMIVSGSAVMKSDDPRSVINLLRNVCVEAMQKRCLDR, from the exons ATGCATATGATGGTCTCAAAGCCAGAGCAGTGGGTGAAGCCAATGGCAGTAGCAGGGGCTAATCAATACACATTCCATCTAGAAGCAACAAATAACCCAGGACCACTCATCAAAGACATACGTGAAAACTGCATGAAG GTGGGGCTAGCAATTAAACCAGGTACAACTGTAGAAGACTTGGCACCATGGGCAAATCAGATTGACATGGCATTAGTGATGACTGTGGAACCTGGGTTCGGAGGTCAGAAATTTATGGGTGATATGATGTCAAAG GTCCACTGGTTGCGAACACAGTTTCCTTCTCTGGATATTGAAGTTGATGGAGGTGTAGGACCAGACACTATTCAGAAATGTGCAGAG gcTGGAGCAAACATGATTGTATCTGGCAGTGCAGTCATGAAGAGTGATGACCCCAGATCTGTAATAAATCTGCTCCGCAATGTCTGTGTTGAAGCCATGCAAAAGCGCTGTCTGGACAGGTGA